From the genome of Alkalimarinus coralli:
CGCATCATCAAAGTTTTGTAATATATTCATGTTATACGTCACCATTGCACAGTCGTTTGCACGCTGGGGAATATGATAGTTCCACGCCGCCCATGCCGCTTTTTTCTTTGGCATCAGACGTTGGTCGGTATGCAAAACAACCTGATTCATTTGATAAGGCAGCGCCCCTAATATTTCGCTTTCCAGAGCGGTTGGCTGATCCAGCATTCTCAACGCCTGATCGCTATGGCAACCGAATACTACTTGGTCAAAGGCGTATTGCTCACCCACATCTGTTGTTAGTACAACGCCATGGTCATTTCTAACCACCGAAACAATGGGTGTATTGAGTTTTATGTTCTCTTTATAGGGTCGGGTAATCGGTTCAATATAGGACCGTGATCCACCACTTAGTACTCGCCATTGGGGTCGCTCATCAACACTGAGCATGCCATGATTATTAAAGAATCGTAGAAAAAATTTGAGCGGAAACTCCATCATCACATCAACAGAAGCAGACCATATAGCAGCGCCCATCGGAACAATATAATAGTTAACAAACGCGTCTGAGTAGCCATGTTGCGTTACGAACTCGCCAAGCGTCTGGTTATCACTCACTTCATCATTCTTGAGTGCATTTACCGTTTGCTTGTTAAACTTAATAATATCGTAGATCATTCTTAAAAATGACGGTTTCAAAATATTAAGCCGCTGTGCAAACAAGGTATTCAAACGAGTTCCATTGTACTCCAGCCCTGTATTCTCACATCGAACACTAAAGCTCATATCGGATGCTTCGCTTTGCACACCAAGCTGTTGCATCAATTCAATAAAGTTTGGATAGGTCCAGTCGTTAAACACGATAAACCCGGTATTAACAGGGTAAGTCTTGCCAGCCAAAGTGACGTCACGGGTATGTGTGTGCCCACCGAGGTAATCATTCGCTTCAAATAAGGTTACATCATGCTCTTTGCTCAACAGGTAACCCGCGGTTAACCCCGCTATACCTGAACCAATAATGGCAATTTTTTGCTTCTGACTCATAGTTATCCTTTCGACCTTGTCATTGTTGTCATCTACGCATTCTTATTTCACGCATCATGTGTGTGCACTGTGTCGGTATTTCCCGTGTCAGTATGGCGAGAAGCCTTACCCACCAATTTGAATCGAATTCTATCTGGCAATAGAGAGATCATTTTTAAGATGCGTGTAAAGCGGGATGGGAAGTGAACATCAAAACGGCGGCTGCTTAGACCGTTAACAATTCTTTCTGCCGCTTCATCAGCATCGATCATAAACGGCATATCAAAATCATTTTTGTCTGTTAGCGGGGTTTTGACAAAACCAGGACTGATCACCCTGATATCGATTCCTTCATGCTGCAGGTCGAGCTTCAATGATTCTGCAAAATACCTTAATGCCGCTTTTGATGCGCCGTAGGCACCCGCCCTCGGTAGCGGCTGGTACGTGACACTGCTAGACATAATTGCCAGCTGGGGCTGACCACCCGGTTTGTTTCTCAAGAACGCTCTTAGCAGCGGCAACGATGCATTAATAATATTCAGCGCGCCCCAGAAGTTGGTATCCATTACACGTCGCATCGCGCCCATATCAACCTTATCTGAATTGATATATTCGCAGGTGCCGGCGTTCACAATTACTTGATCAATATGGCCGACTTGGTTAGTTATCTCATCTGCGGCATGTTGTACCGAACGCTGATCTGTAATATCCAAAGGCAGTGCAACCACCTCGCCTTTAGCTGACTGTGCCAACGACTCTAACGCTGCACTATTTCTTGCACTGATGAACACCGTAACGCCTGGGGCGTCGATCTTACGAAATAACGCCTCGCCAATCCCTGAAGATGCTCCTACTATCCATATTGCTTTTGAATCCTGCTTGCGGCTCATTTGACTAACCTCTACTGATTAATCTTCTACTGGCTGTTTTCTACTGACTGTTTTCTACTGGCTTCTGTTCAGCTCCAGACGGCTTTGGCCCTAAACAGCTTCGTGTGCGCTAATCCGCCATGTATTTCTTGAGCTGTTTGATAGCGGTACCTAAAACAGGGACATGTTCGTACAGTAAGCGACCGCCGTCGAAGTAATCTTTATGTGAGTAAACTTTCTCGCTAAACCTAAGTTCAGTCGCGCCCTCAACGCTGATTTTTTTGCCGCGATTGAGCCTCCGATGAGAGTAGTGCATTGTCCATGTAATCATTGCACTGCCATCTGCAACCCACTGATCGTGAAATACAAACTCACTGCTCTTTAAGTTTTGATACAACGCGCTAAAGTATGTTTTCAATTCGCTCACACCTTCTATGCGATGAAAGCTGTCCTGAAAAATCACATCAGAGCGATAAACATCATCAACAATATTGCTTTGACAGTTGCTTGCATTAAGTTGCAGGAATAGCGACTTAAAATTCTCAACTATTTCCAAATTTGCCTTAGCAGGTGCACCCATCAACTGATCGCTAGTAGCTCGTTTACCCGAACGCTTTTTGGGGCTCGCATTAGACGAGTTTTTCACTTTTGGTGAACTCGGCATGAATCACTTCTCCTCTTGGTCGCCTGCTGGATTAGCGGATGTCGTTTTTGCCCTGCCTTCCTCTAATATACGTAGCGGAACAGGATTAAGATCACTCACCACACCGAGATAACTTAATATTTTTAAAACGTAGTACGAAATATCAACTTCCCACCAATAGAACCCCTGTCTGGCGGAAACCGCAAACCGATGGTGATTATTGTGCCACCCCTCACCTAACGTCAGCATGGCAAGCCAGGGATTGTTGCGACTCTGGTCTTTGGTTTTGAAGCGTCGGGAGCCCCATACGTGACCGAGAGAGTTAATGGTAAAGGTGGCATGAAACAAAATGGTGGTTGAGACAAAGAAGCCCCACACCAGTAATTGCCATCCATTGGTACCTGATTGCGGCCAGTAAAATGCGATCATCTCGCCTAAACAGTAGATAAGCACAGCAAAAATAGCAGGCACTAAAATATCAAACCGGTTGAGAAACCTCAGCTCAGGGAAGCGGGCTAAATCTTTTATCACCGAATAATCTGTTTTAAACCCCGCTTCTGACATAAACCACCCTATATGGCTGTACCAGAATCCGTGTTTGACCGGCGAATGAAGGTCTGGCTCCTGGTCGGAGTGTTTGTGGTGTTTTCGGTGATGTGAGGCCCACCAGAGCGGCCCTCTTTGGCACGCAGAATTGCCAATTACCGCAAAAACAAACTGCCATACTCGATTGGTTTTAAAGCTACGATGAGAGAACAGACGATGGTAAAAGGCAGTCACAGCGAACATTCTTATCCAAAAAAATGCCAAGCAAAATACTACCGCCGTCACACTCCACCCTGTCCAGATAACCCCCACACAGGCCAGATGGACAATCACGAAGGGCATACACCTAAGCCAGTTTATCTGCCGCTGACTACTTTGGGCTGTATCATCGCCTGTGATGGCTCCCTCCGAGTCAAACCAGCGAACGATATTACTTAGCACGCTCTTGCTCTGAGTGGTTGAAAATGGTTGAGTATTCATGCGCGAAAAAGCTCCTCATCGCGGAACAGATCAGAGACCGGCTCAGATAGCTGTTTAAACCACAATTTAGTTTGTGCAACCGAGGCTGAGTGATCAACAATAGGGGTTGGGTAGCCTGCATACTCAGCTTGTTGACGAGTAGGCTGATGGATAGATTTATCGTCCAGCCCTTCCAGTTCAGGGACGTAGTAACGAATAAAGTCACCGTTTTTATCAAACCGTTGCGACTGACGGGTTGGATTAAAAATTCTGAAATATGGCACGGCATCGACGCCTGTCGAGGCACTCCATTGCCAGCCACCGTTATTCGATGCAAGATCCCCATCAACCAGCTGCTCCATAAAGTAGCGCTCGCCCCACCGCCAATCGATAAATAGATGTTTGGTCAGGAACATTGCCGTGATCATACGAAGACGGTTGTGCATCCACCCCGTTTCAGCTAGCTGCCTCATTGCCGCATCGACAATAGGGTATCCGGTCTGTCCATCAACCCATGCTTTGAATAGTGCTGTATCGTGCTTCCATGGCAGTCGGTCGGTCTCCTCCTTAAACGGCTTAAACTTGCATAGATGAGGGTATTCATCCAACAGGTGTCGATAAAACTCGCGCCAAATTAACTCGTTAATCCAAGCCGAAACGCCGGGTTGGCCATCATCAAGCTTGCCTTCGTTTAAGCTCAGAGCAGCCTGCATACATTGGGTAGTCGTGATGGCCCCTACCGCCAAATAAGGTGACAGTTGGCTCGTGCCTTCTATTGATGGAATGTCCCGCTGACGGTCATATTGCCTGATAGAATGTTCAACAAAACGATTTAGCCGGTCATGTGCGTAGTCTTCCCCGGCGGGCCAGAGTTCACTCCACTTCGAGTCTACGTCAACTTCGTTCAAGGCGGCCAAGTCGGTAATAATATCGATATAGTCTTGTTTCTTGGGCCGGTTTAAGATCGGCCGCGCTTCATAGGTGTGTCGTGCAATAAAGGCTCGTTTAAATGCAGAATAAACCTTATAACACTCCCCTTGCTGGGTTCTTATTTTTCCCGGTTGGATCATGCAGCTATCGTGAAAATCAAACGTCTTAACGTTAATTGAAGCCAGCTTGTCGGTGACCTCTGCCGCGCACTGTTTCTCGTTAACTTCATACTCATTGTTAAAGTAGACCGCTTCAACCCCGAGTGTGCATGCCTGTTCACTCAGCACACCTGAAAACTCTGCAAATGATCCGCAGTCGACCACTTTTAACGGTACATTCAGCTCAGCCAGGTCATCAGCCAATGCTTTCAGCTGGTTAACAATCAGTGACCGCTTGGCGGGTGAAACCGAATGTTGATCCCATTGGTCTTGCGCCAAAAGGTAGACAGCAACAACGCTCCCTCGTGACATCGCGGCAGTCAATGCCGGGTTGTCATATACTCTTAGATCACTTCTAAACCAAACAAGGTTGTGCATGTTTTAACACTCTCGATTGCATTAGTTAAAAACAGGGTTGCCCATTCGTGATCGGCAATATCGTTTTTGATAACAGGCGAATTTTATTTATCAATTACGCCTAAATCCCTGTGGTTACATACGCGGGCAAAGATAGTAATCGTGATTAAGAGCCGTTTGCCCATGCAACTATTAGTTGTTACGACGAAACTGATAAAACGGATCACTCTTAAATAAGCTTTTATCCGATAATCGTGATAAAAACTGAGTCTAAGCAGAAACAACACCAAACCTAGGTAAAAAGTGCTATCGTTATACCTATTCAGTGTAGGCGATATATTGTTGTAGTCTTTATGCTCAACAACGAAAACCTTGTATCTTGAGATGGCGCTTCGAGTCACTGACTGCGTTTATACGTAGGTTTAGCTTTGTGGCCGATTAACGCATAATAAAAAATGTCGGCATCACAACTGTTTTTATAGAAAAAGCCACAAAACATGGGTACAACTTATTGAGCCAACACCAAGCAGACAGCTCACCGTCACTCGATAACCTTGTTATCAGCATTGCACGCGATAGAGACCGCAATGCGTTTGTAGCGTTATTTGACGCAGCCTCTCCGCGCCTCAAAGCTTATGCGATGCGCTGCGGAGCAAATTCAAATGATGCAGAAGAAGTCGTGCAGGAGGCGATGCTAACGGTGTGGCGTAAAGCCCATACGTTCAACCCTGC
Proteins encoded in this window:
- a CDS encoding NAD(P)/FAD-dependent oxidoreductase — its product is MSQKQKIAIIGSGIAGLTAGYLLSKEHDVTLFEANDYLGGHTHTRDVTLAGKTYPVNTGFIVFNDWTYPNFIELMQQLGVQSEASDMSFSVRCENTGLEYNGTRLNTLFAQRLNILKPSFLRMIYDIIKFNKQTVNALKNDEVSDNQTLGEFVTQHGYSDAFVNYYIVPMGAAIWSASVDVMMEFPLKFFLRFFNNHGMLSVDERPQWRVLSGGSRSYIEPITRPYKENIKLNTPIVSVVRNDHGVVLTTDVGEQYAFDQVVFGCHSDQALRMLDQPTALESEILGALPYQMNQVVLHTDQRLMPKKKAAWAAWNYHIPQRANDCAMVTYNMNILQNFDDAPETIMVTLNRSQEIDPSKVIDRYQYSHPVFSLDGIKAQQRHSEISGHNRTHYCGAYWFNGFHEDGVNSGLRVAEAFGLSL
- a CDS encoding SDR family NAD(P)-dependent oxidoreductase, with the translated sequence MSRKQDSKAIWIVGASSGIGEALFRKIDAPGVTVFISARNSAALESLAQSAKGEVVALPLDITDQRSVQHAADEITNQVGHIDQVIVNAGTCEYINSDKVDMGAMRRVMDTNFWGALNIINASLPLLRAFLRNKPGGQPQLAIMSSSVTYQPLPRAGAYGASKAALRYFAESLKLDLQHEGIDIRVISPGFVKTPLTDKNDFDMPFMIDADEAAERIVNGLSSRRFDVHFPSRFTRILKMISLLPDRIRFKLVGKASRHTDTGNTDTVHTHDA
- a CDS encoding nuclear transport factor 2 family protein, giving the protein MPSSPKVKNSSNASPKKRSGKRATSDQLMGAPAKANLEIVENFKSLFLQLNASNCQSNIVDDVYRSDVIFQDSFHRIEGVSELKTYFSALYQNLKSSEFVFHDQWVADGSAMITWTMHYSHRRLNRGKKISVEGATELRFSEKVYSHKDYFDGGRLLYEHVPVLGTAIKQLKKYMAD
- a CDS encoding acyl-CoA desaturase, encoding MNTQPFSTTQSKSVLSNIVRWFDSEGAITGDDTAQSSQRQINWLRCMPFVIVHLACVGVIWTGWSVTAVVFCLAFFWIRMFAVTAFYHRLFSHRSFKTNRVWQFVFAVIGNSACQRGPLWWASHHRKHHKHSDQEPDLHSPVKHGFWYSHIGWFMSEAGFKTDYSVIKDLARFPELRFLNRFDILVPAIFAVLIYCLGEMIAFYWPQSGTNGWQLLVWGFFVSTTILFHATFTINSLGHVWGSRRFKTKDQSRNNPWLAMLTLGEGWHNNHHRFAVSARQGFYWWEVDISYYVLKILSYLGVVSDLNPVPLRILEEGRAKTTSANPAGDQEEK
- the phrB gene encoding deoxyribodipyrimidine photo-lyase; amino-acid sequence: MHNLVWFRSDLRVYDNPALTAAMSRGSVVAVYLLAQDQWDQHSVSPAKRSLIVNQLKALADDLAELNVPLKVVDCGSFAEFSGVLSEQACTLGVEAVYFNNEYEVNEKQCAAEVTDKLASINVKTFDFHDSCMIQPGKIRTQQGECYKVYSAFKRAFIARHTYEARPILNRPKKQDYIDIITDLAALNEVDVDSKWSELWPAGEDYAHDRLNRFVEHSIRQYDRQRDIPSIEGTSQLSPYLAVGAITTTQCMQAALSLNEGKLDDGQPGVSAWINELIWREFYRHLLDEYPHLCKFKPFKEETDRLPWKHDTALFKAWVDGQTGYPIVDAAMRQLAETGWMHNRLRMITAMFLTKHLFIDWRWGERYFMEQLVDGDLASNNGGWQWSASTGVDAVPYFRIFNPTRQSQRFDKNGDFIRYYVPELEGLDDKSIHQPTRQQAEYAGYPTPIVDHSASVAQTKLWFKQLSEPVSDLFRDEELFRA